In Eriocheir sinensis breed Jianghai 21 chromosome 12, ASM2467909v1, whole genome shotgun sequence, the following proteins share a genomic window:
- the LOC126997652 gene encoding protein dimmed-like, protein MQERLSSGKTPPRTQGPTTRMRMTGLWAGGGGEEEVVDVEAQFPALTPGTQHAAQPRSGETENGGEGSVSDSQSESGISSSGGSSTSIMAQKRKKSSLSSSSGPPRRGKKRRSGVSARERNLRRLESNERERMRMHSLNKAFQELREVIPHVKMDRRLSKIETLTLAKHYIMALTNTVCDMRGDEKPYKFLEAFVNQEGHPDDDEEEDEEEEEEEEEDMEEINNNGLTQVL, encoded by the exons ATGCAAGAAAGACTGAGCAGCGGTAAAACACCTCCCAGGACACAGGGCCCCACCACCAG GATGCGCATGACGGGCCTGTGGGCTggcgggggcggggaggaggaggtggtggacgtGGAGGCCCAGTTCCCAGCGCTCACGCCGGGCACGCAGCATGCAGCACAGCCTCGCTCAG GAGAGACAGAAAATGGAGGCGAGGGCAGTGTGTCGGACTCCCAGAGCGAGAGTGGCATCAGCAGCAGTGGCGGCAGCAGCACGAGCATCATGGCTCAGAAGAGAAAAAAGTCCAGCCTTTCAAGTTCCTCCGGCCCCCCGCGGCGAGGCAAGAAGAGACGGTCCGGAGTATCGGCACGGGAAAGAAACTTGAGAAGATTAGAAAGCAATGAACGTGAACGCATGAGGATGCACTCTCTCAATAAAGCATTCCAG GAGCTGCGTGAAGTCATCCCACACGTCAAGATGGACCGGCGGCTGAGCAAGATTGAGACGCTAACCCTGGCCAAGCACTACATCATGGCACTAACCAACACTGTTTGTGAtatgagaggagatgaaaagccATACAA GTTTTTAGAAGCATTTGTCAATCAGGAAGGTCatcctgatgatgatgaagaggaagacgaggaagaagaggaggaggaggaggaagatatggaagagatTAACAATAATGGTCTTACACAAGTATTATAA